ggcactacTTGGCCCTCAAACCCTCCCCCTCTtccaccccatcacagcccatgaggctgtggctgcaagaaaagccccagGTGGCCacgtttgagaaccgctgaaccACGTGAGTGGAGAAGGTTCTCAGGAAGGTGATGATCTCTCCTTAGCCCTCTTCTCTGCCACCCTAGAAATAGCTCGTCCCTGCCCGGTGACGTTGTGACAGGTGACTCACCCCTACGAACAGCGTATGCTTGAGCAGTGAGCTCGTGTGTCAGCTGGTGACGGGGCTCACTCCCCACACTGGTGCCCCTTGCTGGACATCTTGGGGATTAGCTCAGCAGGTCGGTACTCCCTCTCCCGGTGATGCCTCGCCTGCCATCACATCTTCTCTCTGACCCAGGTTACTCCAGGACCGTGGTTTAGACTCTCTGGCtgtaaggctctgtctacactacagcctatgttggcaaaacttatgtcactcagaggtatgaatattccacccccctgagcaacatcagTTACGCCGACATCAACGCTCGTGTGCAcggcgctatgtcggtgggagagcttctcttgccAACATAGCTTATGCCTCTCGTGGGGCCGGGGGTTTTATGCGGACGGGAGAGCTCtatcccattggcatagagcatcttcaccagacacactggagcgctgcaagtgtagacacgccctcagagttcaaacagcgaagagagagatggaaaatttttctgtggctttgttttatttccttcattcagctcaGCATTTCGATAGGGTCATgaaccaatcctttgtattgcgatgttccttgatggcccatctgatcTCATAGTCCTTCTGGATGGGTAGGGGACAGGGACGCTTTCCGTGCCTGTGTtaacaagttcagagcaaacattttcaaagttataaagcaaaacttgtgTATTTTTTTATAGCAGGGAATGCCGACATTACACGTGAGATTTAATGCAAGCAACAACTTACAAACATTTCTTAGAGTCTGACCACTAAATATATTCTTATAAGATTaatagttttgctcaaaatagatAACATACAGGTGAACTGGTTTGGTCTCCGGCGATAAGTTTGTTAGTTTTTAGCTACTGCCTGCAGTATTGGCAAGAGCTGGCCCCTGGTTTGCCAGCGACTCAAAATTAACCAAATGTTTGGAACAGTACAAACATACATGCATGGAAGAAGCTTACTGAAAATACAAATACTCAGTGGGAGGGAGAAACCTAGGAATTGTACTGCTTAGAGAAGCAGGGTGTTCAGTAGTAACTAATACCAATTCTGCACTATGgagactttgggccagatcctcagttggtgtaaatctatgaagtcaatggattttgcTCATATgcatcagatgaggatctggccgaTTGTGTAGGGTCCAGGAGGACTGGAAGGATTGTATAATAAACTCTGTGGGTTTCAGTGTAGCCAACACTCATggttttattgcaagtctcatggtattggatgcttttcttataagccccagctctgggagtcatGTCAACGTGCGAATTTCAGCTAGTGCTCATGGCTTTGCAGGAAAGCTTGGAAACATGACCCATCCGCCTCTGAGGCTACGTGTACACAGCCGGGGGCAGCAAATCTCAGCACCTGGGCAGACTCCGGCTTGCATTACAGCTCTAAAATCAATTGCAGAGACATTcgagctggagcttgggctctgaagcccttccccttccctagGCTCCAGAGCGGTTTTAGTGCGGTAGCGCCAGTCCTGTGAGTCTGAGCGGCCGACCGGGGGTCTGCAATTCACTGCTGCGGGCTGCCACTCACGGTAGATGCACCCTTAAAGGCTCACAAACCAGGCGCAAATAAAAGAACCAGCCATTTGTGGGTATgaatttccatgatttttttaaaaaaaggagtacttgtggcaccttagagactaacaaattcatgaaaaaactcatacagatacagacagacatcatcttcctttccaaatgcaaacagatggacatcgtaccaaaaggactgaaggaaaaaaatgtgttagtctctaaggtgccacaagtcctccttttctttttgcggatacagactaacatggctgctactctgaaacctgccatgaTTTTTAAGGCAATCGCACCCTTTGGAGGACCTGGCTTATGTGTTTTGAACACTCGGGGTGTGTACTTTCTGGGATCTCAGGAGGCAACACGGTGTCCTCTCCATTTCACTTACCGACGGGTCCCGGGAGCAGTGACTGGCTCACCACACTGCAGGAACCGGCCCATTTTGGCCACAGCACATTATATTCACTTTTATCAGACCAGCCTAATAACACGCCCCCCCGTCCATTCTCTGTCTAGCTGACCTGTTCATTTCAGAGTGCCCACAGCCAAGTCTGATTATAggaggcagggaggctgcagccCCAAACAACTGGAACCCGTTTCAGTGAGACAGGCAGCCACATTGTCtgggttttaatttttaatcccTTATTTTAAGAAGCCTCGTCAGTGCACAGTGCCATGACCTGCCATTGGGCCGAGTATTTCATTGACACCAGGTGTGGATCTGGCCCCGAGCATCCAGCACGCTACGGTCTGTGTTATACCAGTGCGATACACTCCGATCGGCCTGCGCGGAGGAAACAAAACCAGAAATCCCAACCATCCTCTGCACCAGTAAATCCTTCCAGGaaggactacaactcccaggaatACCCTGCAAGAGAGCAGCTCTCACAACAGAGCAGGCTGGGCGAATTAAACACAGCAACAAGGGAGACCAGAGCCCGGTCCTTCCCCCACCAAAACCTCTGTGGATTATGCTCTAAATCTAGCCTCTATTTGCTCTCCAAGCAGGGACtaatcccccccaccctcagctcagctGCGTTTCTGTTTGCTGTGCAGCTTCCCCTGGTACTTTACTGAGCTGGACACAAGCTGGTGGCCTGAGGCTGAGTTTGCAGCCATGATGAGCTGCAGTGAGAGCAGAGAGCAAGCAGGCATGAGGAATGCTAAGAGAACTGAACCCTGTCACAGCGTGGTCTGGAGCCTTCcttattttccatttctctgCTGAGAAACCCAGTCTGGCCAGAGGAAGGAGAAGCAAGGAAACGCCTGGAGAGGTTTCTGCTCAGGTAGGAATCTTACCGTGATCTTGGGGCTAAtccagctttcattcagatcaatgggagtcttgctgTGGATGTTGTTAGAGCAGGACCGAGCATCACTAGCTTAACCACATCCAAATGTCGTACAATCTCTGCATTAAAAATCAGTGCAGCAAAGAGAAATTTGTTTAAGCGTCTGCTGCCCATGTGATGACTAATAACTAGTCAGGATCAGACTGTGGGCTCAGTTCTGCCGTGCAAACTTGGAGTAAATCTCCTGCCCTGCTTTCAAAAGAAATCGCCCAATTCGCACCCGCGGCGCTGAGACCACACCGTGACCTGTGCTGGTTTTAGAGAATTTAGAAGCTGTAAGACACAAAGTGATGAGTCAAATCCTGCTCTTgtttacacccatgtaaatctggagtaactccactgatgtcaatggagttactctaggTTTACAAGCGTGGAATTGAGAGCAGAGTTTATTATGGCTTCAGTTCTGGAGAGGCACTGAGCACCCCCAacacccactgaattcagtgcagGTCCTGAGCACCTCTGCGAGTTTGGCCCAGGATTAGCACTCAGAGGGTCTGATTCACCTCTCACTTCCCACAGAGCAAATAAGGAGCAGCCCCACTGACCCCACTGCTGTAAAACGGGTCTAAGTGACTGGAAAAACCGGGCCGAGAATTTTTGCAAGGGCCAGAGACATTCCTGCTGAACATTTCTGCCCAGCAAAGGGAGCTGGCTGACACCAACGGAGCTGGCCTTTGGTGTCTGTATGACAGTTATTCTATTTTATTGTATTGCTGAGGGGCTTGGCCCTCAGACACACCAATTTAATGACAGCTTCAATTCTTCTAGCAAGAGGAACAACACTTTCTGCCCCTGTTGCCCCCAGGGAGATGTAAGCCGTTATTCAAGAAAAAGCCCAGGTGGAGAATTAAGTATATCGTTCACTTTATAGTGAATTGATTTAGAATAAAGCTCTGGCCTTAATTCCCCCCTTGTTGTAAGAAAATAACCCAAATAGCAGCAACCTCTCCCCATGCTGAAAGAGGGGCTCCACTGACACCCGAGACTGCTTTGTGGTGGTGTCAGATCCGCATTTGGGTCTCCGCTGATGGTGTGTAACAGCACGCTTTCctaatgggcccaatcctgcagtgctTCTGGCAGAGCACCATTTGAAACTGCTAATGCACGATGTAAGAAGCCCGAGATTGCattcccactgcccccctcccccaattgaCTTTCATTCTGGGCAAGCAACAATTGCAAAACTAGGCTCAAATTATTCCAGTTTCATTCTCACTCACTCCAGCAGTGGAAGGTCTCATCTTTTCAGGCTTATGAATATAATATATGCTTCACGTTGGGACAATCGTACTGCCATCACAGTAACCTCCAGAATATCTTTCTTCCCCAGTACCCGAAGGATCCACGAACAAAAAGAAGCAGCTTCATACAGAATACATTGAACTGCAGGGAACAGCCTCAGAAAGACACGATGAGAATGGTTTCTAGGGCTGTGAGAATGGGACAAGCTGCAGGACCTGGTGAAATCTGAAACCAAAGAGGAACCTAGGAGAGAAATCCACTCCAGGTGAAAGAAGACCCAGCACATCTCCTGATATTAGACTATGGAGACTATGTGATGTGGGGAGAGATTCCCAGAGCAGAATCTTCCTCGTGCAGCCCCCACTAGACAGAAACCCTATCTGtctgtccagcacctagcacaatggggccctgaccagGTTAAGGCCCCTAGGTGCCATTGCAGTATCAGTGTTAAATACTAATACTAGAAATTCCTTTCCTGTGCCGTAAGCCGGAGGGGAAGGAAGATGCTCAAAGCCCCGCAGAGCCCTGACCTGGACGACAGGCCGTACAAGTGCACCGAGTGCGAGAAGCGCTTCCGGCAGAAGAAAATCCTCAAAGCCCACCAGAGCATCCACACCGGAGAGAAACCGCACACGTGCgccgagtgcgggaagagcttccgGCAGAAGAACAACCTCCGGAAGCACCAGTGGACCCACACCGGCCAGACTCCCCATCAGTGCGCCGAGTGCGGGAAGCGCTTCAGCGAGAAGCAGCGCCTGCGGAAGCACCAGAAGACGCACACGGGGGAGGCGCCGTTCGCCTGCCCCGAGTGCGGCACGCGCTTCAGCCACAAGCACAACCTGAAAACCCACCAGCGGGTGCACACCGGCGAGACGCCCTACAAGTGTCCCGAGTGCCAGAGGGGCTTCAAGCAGCAGAACCACCTCGTCAGCCACCTGCGCACCCACCGGGAGGGGAAGCTCTACAAGTGCACCCAGTGCGACAGGCTCTTCAGGAAGAAGCCCAACCTGCTGAAGCACCAAGAGAGCCACGTGGGGGACAGGCCCTATCGCTGCAAGGACTGCGGGAAGACCTTCAGGCAGAACAACCACCTGGTGAGTCACCAGCGGACCCATGCCGCAGGCAGCCTCTACATATGCaccgagtgcgggaagagctaCAGCCAGTGGGCGCACCTCACCACCCACGGGCGGGCCCACGCCGGGGCGGGCCCGCTGACCTGCAGCGAGTGCCGGTGAGGGCTTCGCACCGACCGCCTCAGAACGCATGGATGAGAGACCAGCAACAGAACTGAGCGTGGTGCAGCTTCGTGGAGCAGATGACTAAGGAAAGACCAGGAAAATCAAGACTTTACCCATTTAGATGATATgcttttgttctgagtttgtacagtgcctaccacagtgAGCCCTGGTCCATAGCGAGGGTCGTAGGCACTctggtaacacaaataataaatcataatataCCCAGAGGTGAACAGGAAAGCTTCATTGTGAAGCCACTAGGATGGTAAGCGGCAGAGAATCATCCACGCaggagagggattctctaggtgtGATAATTACTAGACAGTTTCAGCAATAAATCTAATCTTAGTAGGACAGATGACTCTCCGGAGGAGAGGCGCTGTGTGCATTATGTGGAAATCTGAGTAGCAAGAAGTGTGATGTTAGAATAGACACATGGAGCTGGATAGAGTGTCACTAATGAGTCCTCTCTGCCCCTGCAGAATTCCTAGCAGAGAGAATGGGTATCATTTTGTTAAAGTATTTCATGAAACACGATGGCTACCTGCTGCATTGTATGTAGTTACATGATGGTCATTTTGTTATTCTCCAGAATAACCATCAGGTTTACACACAGTTGTTGATCAGGTTTCCAATTAACagcctctgttttcctttcttgtttATTCAGGAGTTTCCTGGTTTGCCCCAGAATGTTTCCATTTGCATGACTTTCCAGCCCATCCTTTTAAAAACACCGTCTGTTCCCCATGGAAAGTTCTGCCttatgttttttccccaaagataCTGAATTCAATTCCTTCTGGTGTTGTGTTTTATGGAAAAGCAAGGGGaataacataacataagaatggctctactgggtcagaccaaaggtccatctaccccagtatcctgtcttccaacagtggccagtgccaggtgccccagagggaatgaacagaacagggaatcatcaagtgatccatcccctgttgctcattcccagcttctggcaaacagaggctagggacaccatccctgcccatcctggctaatagccattgatggacctgtcctgccggaatttatctagttcttttttgaaccctgttatggtcttggccttcacaacatcctctggcaaggagttccacaggctgactatgtgttgtgtgaagaaatacttccttctatttgttttaaacctgctgcctattaatttcatttgatgacctctagttcttgttcTAGTTCTTCTAGTTATGAGAAGttgtaaacaacacttccttatccactttctctacaccagtcatgattgtatagaccttaatcatatctccccttagccgtctcttttccaagctgaaaagtcccagtcttattaatctctcctcatacggaatccgttccatacccctaatcatttttgttgcccttttctgaactttttccaattccaatatatcttttttgagatggggcgaccacatctgcacacagtattcaagatgtgggcgaaccatggatttatatagaagcaatacgatattttctgtcctattatctatccctttcttaatgattcccagcattctgttcccttttttgactgtcactgcacattgagtggatgttttcagagaactatccacaatgactccaagatctctttcttgagtgataacagctaatttagaccccatcattttatatgtagagttgggattatgctttcccaACTATACATGAGCGAAAATTGCTAAAATGAGATTCTGCAGAGAGCAACATATTATGTGCCTAGTTCACCCCACTGGAACATGGATCAGTGCTCCGCAGGCCAAGTGCTTGGTCGAGTTCCATTCAGGGAATTCTTGTCATCCAGGAGTGAGGCGAGTGAGAGGGTTTATGGGCTTCTGTGTCCATGATGGGCACAGCTGTGACATGACGTGGCGTCTCCTGTCattctaggccctgatcctgggaaCATGCTCATGTTTAACCCTTAGCACGTGAGCCACCCCTTTGCAGTCAGTGGGACGATTCACCTGGTTAAAGCCAAGCACTTgtgtaagtgtttgaaggatcagggcgCTAATTTgtaaacatatttttttcctttctgagacTAGAAACCTCATTTGAGCCTGGGAAGGGGAACAGAAACAAAGGGATGAATTTTTAACTGTCCCAGCAAAGAACAGGGTGAACAATAGTTTGGGGTgagtcatttaaacaaaagggCTATTAACGGGCTCATTGAGATATATCTATTGTAGAACAATCCCAGCATCAGAGAAAAGATTAGTCAGTTTTAAGGGCAATAGGAACCATtcagtcatctagtctgatcccctGTATACGGTAGGcgagagaatttcacccagttactcctgaaCTGAGCTCAAGCATGTTTTCAGGGAAGACAGACCATCCTGATTTGAAGTATCAAAGAATGGcgaaatccaccacttccctgggtaatttgttctagtgttaaaaatgcatgtctcatttctcattttaatttgtctggcttccacttccagccattagttctTGTGATGACTTTCTCTGCTGGATTAAAGAGCCGAGCCTGCTAGTACCCAGTGTTTTCTCCCCAGAAGGGTACTTCCAGGCTGTAACCAAGTCAGCTCTCTGTCTTCTTTGTGATAAATTAAACAGACTGAGCGCTTTAACACTCTTGTGtgaaggcattttctccagcccctgAGAACCATTTTTATGGTTCTTTTCTGCACCATCTCCAATTTTtgaacatcctttttaaaatgtcagtaccaaaattggacacagtagtccagtaccggtctcaccaatgctgtgCACAGAGGTAAAAAttacctctctacttctactcacTGCTCCCCTGTTTGTCCAAGGATCACACAGCCCTTTTGTTTGCCACACCATCGCACCAGGAGCTGATGGTTAGCTGTTTGCTCAGCTGACCCCTATGTTTTTTCAGGGTCACCGCTTTCCCGGGTACAGCCCGCAGTCTGTTGCTATGGCTTGCTGTGGCCCACTGCTGCATCCCCAGTCAGGTGCAAAAGCCAAAAGGGGTTGAGTTAGCTGTCACCCCTTTCCAGCAGGGAACCATCAGCAACAGTGTTACGCAGCAAAGTCACTGGTAGCAAACCAAACAATCATCTCCCGTCAGGTCTACTTCTCCTCGGGGAGGCTCTGGCAGGCGCGCTCGCTAGTCAGACTTCTCCTACCTGGCCCTAGCCAGACTTCTCTGGCTCACAGACGAGAGCTGGAGGTCTGCTCTTCCTCCCAGCCAGttcacagctgagctgggctcccCCCCTGGTAATTTCCCCCTGCTAGTCCAACACCTATTGCAGGGCTGAATGGGCCCTCAGCAGCTCGTTAAGGCTCTCCAGCCAGCATGGGGCATGTGTACCCCCTCacacctgcattctttgttcctagctgtaTGACCTCACATGTATTTATCAAATATGGATATAAAATCCCCTCAAATTTCCACCCTTTCGTCTTTGATAATCAAACACTGCTACAAAATCACTCCAAATGTTTGCTTTTATCAAATATGGACATAAAATCCCCTCAGATTTTGATCTGTTTCTCTCATTATCAAATATCAATATAAATGGTATTTTAGATTTTTGCCATTATCCAATTCTCAAATACTGATAGAAAATTTCCTCAGATTTTGACCCTTTTAATTCTATACTACTATAAAACTGCTTCAGATGTTGCTTCTTCTCTTCATAATTTTATTGAATACCCTTAGATTTCCCatttggtctttctaattattTAATATTGATACAGAATCTCCTCAACCTGCACCAGTTTCCATCAGATTACTGAACTGTGATTAAAATCTCCTCAGATTATGCCACTTTTCAtccaattttcaaatattgacATAAAACCCCCTGAAATGTTCCCTCTCTCTCAGTTATTGAAGAATTATTTAAAACTGCCTTTGCATATTGCCCCTTGTCACTAAATatcaaaatttgattttaaaagcctCAAATTTTTCCCATGTTCTCCCCAATTCTCAAATGTCGGTATAAAATCCACTCATGCTTTGTCTCTCCTCTCTAATTATTAAGTATGTATATAAAATCGCCTCTGTTTTCTATCTAATtttcaaatacaaatataaaactcCCTCCAACTTGGGGTTTCCCATCCTGTCTAACTGCAGCAACGTCTCCTCGTTTTGGAGGGAAACTGCGGGTCTGTGTTTTTAACTCAGATGGGCCCTTGCTCTGGATTAACTGCACTGACGGGCTGACACTGAAATACTGGTGGGAGCGAGATTGGAACCCGGGGCTGCCAAGGGTCAGGCCCCTTCTGTGATACTCGTGCGCTGGGCACCGTGTCATGTCAGCC
The window above is part of the Chelonia mydas isolate rCheMyd1 chromosome 2, rCheMyd1.pri.v2, whole genome shotgun sequence genome. Proteins encoded here:
- the LOC102942268 gene encoding gastrula zinc finger protein XlCGF49.1 translates to MLKAPQSPDLDDRPYKCTECEKRFRQKKILKAHQSIHTGEKPHTCAECGKSFRQKNNLRKHQWTHTGQTPHQCAECGKRFSEKQRLRKHQKTHTGEAPFACPECGTRFSHKHNLKTHQRVHTGETPYKCPECQRGFKQQNHLVSHLRTHREGKLYKCTQCDRLFRKKPNLLKHQESHVGDRPYRCKDCGKTFRQNNHLVSHQRTHAAGSLYICTECGKSYSQWAHLTTHGRAHAGAGPLTCSECR